From Ignisphaera aggregans DSM 17230, the proteins below share one genomic window:
- a CDS encoding hypothetical protein (KEGG: afu:AF0008 oxalate/formate antiporter (OxlT-1)~SPTR: O30227 Oxalate/formate antiporter (OxlT-1)~PFAM: Major Facilitator Superfamily) translates to MINIIAGSGMTISIFFQSIQQHFGLNTITPILLVSTISGLTSAIFLIFMGLLYDRFGPRLLLMISGLCSFVAGLILNLMMFQQSWDGAKFFWYSIGFINGIGFSASFISLTPTIMRWFPDRVSIASSILMASSNAAMALWPYLIVVLIEHIGVFKAYQFTLLITALAMFIGAAFLKPPEKRVSGSGNGIDINGGGIYIDTKLLLLLIAIFFVALSSISIVQLLAPILTESLVLSGIDRQIAEKVIAPEIMSIAGIFQIFSALI, encoded by the coding sequence ATGATAAATATTATTGCTGGTAGTGGTATGACTATATCCATCTTCTTTCAAAGTATTCAGCAACATTTTGGTTTAAACACTATTACACCTATATTATTGGTTTCAACAATATCTGGTTTAACTTCAGCTATATTCTTAATATTCATGGGACTTCTATATGATAGATTTGGACCTAGATTACTACTGATGATATCGGGTCTATGTTCATTTGTAGCAGGACTTATTCTAAATCTCATGATGTTTCAACAGTCGTGGGATGGTGCGAAATTTTTCTGGTATTCTATAGGTTTTATAAATGGCATTGGTTTCTCAGCATCATTTATAAGTCTTACACCAACAATTATGAGATGGTTCCCTGATAGAGTATCTATTGCGTCATCTATTCTAATGGCAAGTTCAAATGCTGCTATGGCTCTATGGCCATATCTAATAGTGGTATTGATAGAGCATATAGGGGTTTTTAAAGCATATCAATTCACTTTACTTATAACAGCATTAGCCATGTTCATAGGGGCAGCATTTCTAAAGCCTCCAGAGAAGAGAGTTTCTGGGTCTGGCAATGGGATTGATATTAATGGTGGAGGGATTTACATAGATACTAAGCTGTTATTGCTACTCATAGCTATATTCTTTGTAGCATTATCATCGATTAGTATTGTACAGCTCTTAGCACCTATACTTACAGAGAGCCTAGTTCTAAGTGGTATTGATAGACAGATAGCAG
- a CDS encoding DEAD_2 domain protein (COGs: COG1199 Rad3-related DNA helicase~InterProIPR010614:IPR006554:IPR006555:IPR014001:IPR 014013~KEGG: hbu:Hbut_0064 XPD/Rad3 related DNA helicase~PFAM: DEAD_2 domain protein~SMART: helicase c2; Helicase-like, DEXD box c2 type; DEAD-like helicase~SPTR: A2BIY0 XPD/Rad3 related DNA helicase~PFAM: DEAD_2), whose translation MRFPYEKPRPGQIELSRKIISHINRDSIIVLNAPTGFGKTAVALYSIGKLIDEGIVDRGIYVVRTRNELDPVIRDLRSMDIRFTVLYSGRRMCPIAIDRNISPESFWFTCNILRIKGVCSYYKRLNQMNLNALLEALHSISDHISFSRVLSDKLGVCPYFASIMLINTVDIAVMTYPYVFKERIRRIVEDIDPTTTILVVDEAHNLVNIGGVMGDSISRDIVDKAVREINRFFPGIYRDVVEVLNRLLQVKPGDRGYKFIGKESIGFTNDIARDINVIASEIAFRYVEMYRGVEENAMGIEFSTAHLAKFLSMLIQDGFELFVSTDYGGRVEFHALPIDLSLIGKIIGEFYSAILMSGTTPSKTFLVDVAKVNRNVVELDAVDVGAIDYLRENSYVAIFTGATTMYRYRDEDTYRVYALLIENIYREIIRGVFLVVYPSYEVMYSVTKMFSDMDGIYIESGEPLSHYSNLVERLGRMMINTVAGGRLTEGIEIVENGESLIKVVAIIGIPYPQIDDYIDIIRKSFGDGDTRFSEYLKEVASIRILQAVGRAIRSDKDYALIILSDRRYLDRDILSRLRLRVRLVTQSIERIREIVRAFNNQYLSQAS comes from the coding sequence GTGCGTTTTCCATATGAAAAACCTAGACCAGGACAGATAGAGCTTTCAAGAAAGATCATTAGCCATATTAATAGAGATTCTATCATTGTTTTAAATGCCCCTACAGGTTTTGGTAAAACTGCTGTTGCTCTATACTCTATTGGGAAGCTTATTGATGAGGGTATTGTTGATAGAGGGATATATGTTGTTAGGACAAGGAATGAATTGGATCCTGTTATAAGGGATTTAAGGTCTATGGATATAAGGTTTACTGTTTTGTATAGCGGTAGAAGGATGTGTCCAATTGCTATTGATAGAAATATATCTCCAGAATCATTCTGGTTTACGTGTAATATCCTGCGGATAAAAGGTGTTTGTTCTTACTACAAAAGACTAAATCAAATGAATCTCAATGCATTGTTGGAGGCCCTACATAGTATTTCTGACCATATTTCCTTCTCTAGAGTTCTATCTGATAAACTTGGGGTATGTCCATATTTTGCATCTATAATGCTTATAAATACTGTTGATATTGCTGTAATGACATATCCATATGTGTTTAAGGAGAGGATAAGAAGGATTGTAGAGGATATAGATCCTACAACAACGATTCTAGTTGTTGATGAAGCTCATAATCTAGTTAATATAGGTGGGGTTATGGGGGATAGCATATCCAGAGATATTGTTGATAAAGCTGTTAGGGAGATAAATAGGTTTTTCCCTGGTATATATAGAGATGTTGTTGAGGTTCTTAATAGATTATTACAGGTGAAGCCAGGGGATAGAGGTTATAAGTTTATTGGTAAAGAATCCATTGGATTTACAAATGATATTGCTAGAGATATTAATGTTATTGCTAGTGAAATAGCTTTTAGATATGTTGAGATGTATAGAGGGGTTGAGGAGAATGCTATGGGTATAGAGTTTTCAACTGCACATCTAGCTAAGTTTCTTAGTATGCTTATTCAGGATGGATTTGAGCTCTTTGTCTCTACCGATTATGGGGGTAGGGTAGAGTTCCATGCACTGCCTATAGATCTTAGTCTCATAGGTAAGATTATAGGGGAGTTCTATAGTGCTATTCTAATGAGTGGAACTACACCCTCAAAAACATTTCTTGTTGATGTAGCTAAAGTTAATAGAAATGTTGTTGAGCTGGATGCTGTTGATGTTGGTGCTATTGATTATCTTAGAGAGAACTCCTATGTAGCTATATTTACAGGTGCTACAACTATGTATAGATATAGAGATGAGGATACATATAGAGTATATGCATTGCTTATAGAGAACATATATAGGGAGATAATCAGAGGTGTTTTCCTTGTGGTTTACCCCAGCTATGAGGTTATGTATAGCGTCACAAAAATGTTTAGCGATATGGATGGTATATATATAGAGTCTGGAGAACCTCTCTCCCACTATTCTAATCTTGTAGAAAGATTGGGGAGAATGATGATAAATACTGTTGCTGGTGGGAGGCTTACAGAGGGTATAGAGATTGTAGAGAATGGTGAAAGCCTTATAAAGGTTGTGGCAATTATTGGAATACCTTATCCACAGATTGATGACTATATAGATATCATCAGAAAGAGTTTTGGTGATGGAGACACAAGATTCTCGGAGTATCTAAAAGAAGTTGCATCGATAAGAATTCTCCAGGCTGTTGGAAGAGCTATAAGATCTGATAAAGACTATGCTCTTATAATCTTATCAGATAGGAGATATCTCGATAGAGATATCCTCAGCAGACTTAGGCTCAGAGTAAGGCTTGTAACACAATCTATAGAGAGGATAAGGGAGATTGTTAGAGCTTTCAATAACCAATATCTATCCCAAGCATCCTAG